From the Diospyros lotus cultivar Yz01 chromosome 13, ASM1463336v1, whole genome shotgun sequence genome, one window contains:
- the LOC127788190 gene encoding uncharacterized protein LOC127788190: MVVAWIFNSLNKDLQNNISFYDEAHEIWKDLEERFLQSNVPRIHEIKCEISLAHQEDLFVSAYYTKVKRLWDELGTYSKVPQCTCGATKELVSKHDTKKLHQFLMGLNDNYGMERLQILNMELLPNLSKAYALVAKEEKQLKIANS; encoded by the coding sequence ATGGTGGTCGCATGGATTTTTAACTCACTCAACAAGGATTTACAAAACAACATTTCCTTCTATGATGAAGCACATGAGATATGGAAGGATCTGGAAGAACGCTTCTTGCAAAGCAATGTGCCACGCATCCACGAGATAAAGTGTGAGATTTCTCTTGCGCATCAAGAAGATCTCTTTGTATCAGCCTACTATACTAAAGTAAAGAGGTTGTGGGATGAACTTGGAACTTATTCTAAAGTCCCACAATGCACATGTGGCGCTACAAAAGAGTTAGTGTCTAAACATGATACTAAAAAGTTGCATCAATTCCTCATGGGTTTGAATGATAACTATGGTATGGAAAGATTGCAGATTCTGAACATGGAACTGCTTCCGAATTTGTCCAAAGCTTATGCGTTGGTTgctaaagaagaaaaacaattgaaaattgcTAACAGTTGA
- the LOC127788930 gene encoding uncharacterized protein LOC127788930, with amino-acid sequence MVFTFNCRVRRFQTPMEEKQLLALLLMAMVSSCFFSSMTAIRTSNEIHRSKPKSEEMAVGGGGDRRVSGVKTEKEGVTTQSDNDEAEVMDYGPPGSNPGHDPKIPPTADACRG; translated from the exons ATGGTTTTTACGTTCAATTGTCGGGTCCGGCGATTTCAAACACCGATGGAAGAGAAGCAACTTCTCGCACTGCTACTCATGGCGATGGTTTCGTCTTGCTTCTTCTCCTCCATGACTGCAATTCGCACCTCAA ATGAGATTCATCGATCGAAACCGAAATCGGAGGAGATGGCAGTGGGCGGAGGCGGTGATCGGAGAGTTTCAGGCGTGAAAACTGAGAAGGAAGGGGTGACGACACAATCAGACAACGACGAAGCAGAGGTAATGGATTATGGTCCGCCGGGATCGAACCCCGGGCACGATCCTAAAATTCCTCCGACTGCGGATGCCTGTCGAGGTTAG